The Denitrificimonas caeni genome has a segment encoding these proteins:
- the trxC gene encoding thioredoxin TrxC yields MTESIVVPCAHCATLNRIPNDKRVAQPQCGSCKKQIFIDAVFDLDSATFRQQSKGDVPLLVDVWASWCGPCRQFAPIFSEAAKQLSTQCRFGKLDSEAHPALSGELGVRSIPSLILFRNGKEIARQSGALPLVRLLDWLKHNGVDN; encoded by the coding sequence ATGACTGAATCAATTGTTGTTCCTTGCGCACACTGCGCCACACTAAACCGTATTCCTAACGATAAGCGTGTAGCACAGCCGCAGTGCGGTTCTTGTAAAAAACAGATTTTTATCGACGCTGTATTTGATTTAGATAGCGCAACATTCCGTCAGCAAAGTAAAGGCGATGTGCCCTTGTTAGTTGATGTGTGGGCCAGTTGGTGTGGGCCGTGCCGCCAGTTTGCGCCAATCTTTAGTGAGGCTGCAAAACAGCTGAGCACCCAGTGCCGTTTTGGCAAACTAGACAGTGAAGCGCATCCGGCCCTCTCCGGTGAGTTGGGGGTGCGCTCCATCCCAAGTTTGATTTTGTTTCGTAACGGTAAAGAAATTGCTAGGCAGAGCGGCGCCTTACCTCTAGTTCGGCTGCTGGACTGGCTAAAACATAATGGGGTAGATAATTAA
- the argH gene encoding argininosuccinate lyase, producing MSNEKTNQSWGGRFSEPVDAFVARFTASVDFDQRLYRHDIMGSIAHATMLAKVGVLTNDERDTVIAGLQAIEKEIEAGQFVWSTELEDVHMNIEARLTEQVGIVGKKLHTGRSRNDQVATDIRLWLRDEIDLILAELSRLQEGLLGLAQEHAETIMPGFTHLQTAQPVTFGHHMLAWFEMLSRDYERLVDCRKRTNRMPLGSAALAGTTYPIDRQMTCELLGFEAISGNSLDGVSDRDFAIEFCAAASIAMMHLSRFSEELVLWTSAQFQFVDLPDRFCTGSSIMPQKKNPDVPELVRGKSGRVFGALMGLLTLMKGQPLAYNKDNQEDKEPLFDAADTLRDSLRAFADMVPAIVPKQEMMREAALRGFSTATDLADYLVGKGLPFRDCHEIVGHAVGYGVKEGKDLAQMSLAELQQFSSEISEDVFAVLTLEGSVNARNHIGGTAPAQVRAAVQRGRELLASR from the coding sequence ATGAGTAACGAGAAAACCAATCAGTCATGGGGTGGCCGTTTTAGCGAGCCGGTGGATGCATTTGTCGCGCGTTTTACTGCGTCAGTGGACTTTGATCAGCGTCTATATCGCCATGACATTATGGGCTCCATTGCCCACGCGACGATGCTGGCTAAAGTTGGCGTATTAACCAACGACGAGCGCGACACGGTGATTGCTGGCTTGCAGGCGATTGAGAAAGAAATCGAAGCCGGTCAGTTTGTTTGGAGCACCGAGCTTGAAGACGTGCACATGAATATCGAAGCGCGACTCACTGAGCAGGTTGGTATTGTTGGCAAAAAACTGCACACCGGTCGTAGCCGCAATGACCAAGTTGCTACCGATATTCGCCTGTGGTTGCGTGATGAAATTGATCTGATCTTAGCTGAATTGAGCCGCTTACAAGAAGGTTTGCTTGGGTTGGCGCAAGAACATGCTGAAACCATTATGCCGGGCTTTACCCATCTGCAAACTGCTCAGCCAGTGACCTTTGGCCATCATATGCTGGCGTGGTTTGAAATGTTGTCCCGTGACTATGAGCGCTTGGTTGATTGCCGTAAGCGTACCAATCGTATGCCTTTGGGCAGCGCTGCATTGGCTGGTACGACTTACCCAATTGATCGCCAAATGACTTGTGAGTTGCTGGGCTTTGAAGCGATCTCCGGTAATTCGTTGGACGGCGTTTCCGATCGCGATTTTGCTATCGAGTTTTGTGCCGCAGCCAGTATTGCCATGATGCACTTATCGCGCTTCTCTGAAGAACTGGTGCTGTGGACTTCCGCGCAGTTCCAATTTGTTGACCTGCCTGATCGTTTCTGCACCGGCAGCTCGATTATGCCGCAAAAGAAAAATCCTGATGTGCCCGAATTGGTGCGTGGTAAAAGTGGTCGTGTATTTGGCGCTTTAATGGGCTTATTAACCTTAATGAAAGGCCAGCCGTTGGCCTACAACAAAGATAACCAAGAAGATAAAGAGCCGCTATTTGATGCCGCTGACACATTGCGCGATAGCTTGCGCGCCTTTGCTGATATGGTGCCGGCGATTGTGCCTAAGCAGGAAATGATGCGTGAAGCAGCGCTGCGTGGCTTCTCTACCGCAACTGACTTGGCGGATTACTTGGTTGGCAAGGGTTTACCGTTTCGTGACTGCCATGAAATTGTGGGCCATGCGGTCGGTTATGGCGTCAAAGAAGGTAAGGATTTAGCGCAAATGAGCTTGGCTGAATTACAACAGTTCAGCAGCGAGATTAGCGAAGATGTATTTGCTGTGTTGACGCTTGAAGGCTCAGTCAATGCCCGTAACCACATTGGCGGTACAGCGCCAGCGCAAGTGCGAGCAGCTGTCCAACGCGGTCGAGAGTTATTAGCCAGTCGTTAA
- a CDS encoding GspH/FimT family pseudopilin, producing the protein MYSQRAFTLVEIFIVLALLAILAQLAVPALQDFLERNQQQALYNQIARAVNQARSHAVTHRVRVELCGSQDGISCNADWSQGWLLRELEQTTPVAVTQLNTDRRRLHWSGFQPRIQFYSNGISPTGNGRFYSCHKQKISWQLILNRQGRLRTASNAENAAEVARCG; encoded by the coding sequence ATGTACTCTCAACGCGCGTTTACCTTAGTGGAAATATTTATTGTGCTCGCTTTGCTGGCTATATTAGCGCAGCTTGCAGTGCCGGCCTTGCAAGACTTTTTGGAGCGCAATCAACAGCAAGCGCTATATAATCAAATTGCGCGTGCGGTTAATCAGGCCAGAAGCCATGCGGTCACGCACCGCGTGCGAGTGGAATTGTGCGGCAGCCAAGATGGCATATCGTGCAATGCCGATTGGTCGCAAGGCTGGCTGCTACGGGAACTAGAACAAACAACACCGGTTGCGGTGACGCAACTCAACACCGATCGCCGCCGCTTGCATTGGAGCGGCTTTCAGCCAAGAATTCAGTTTTATAGCAATGGCATTAGCCCCACGGGCAATGGCCGTTTTTACAGTTGCCATAAGCAAAAAATCAGTTGGCAACTGATCCTTAACCGTCAGGGCCGTTTACGCACTGCCAGTAACGCAGAGAATGCTGCCGAAGTAGCGCGCTGTGGCTGA